A stretch of Sphingorhabdus sp. YGSMI21 DNA encodes these proteins:
- a CDS encoding TlyA family RNA methyltransferase, with the protein MSQSDPKVAKQRVDQILTDRGLAESRAKAQAYIMAGLVTVNGKKIDKPGQKIAGDAAIIVKGKDHPWVSRGGIKLDHALRHFDIDVTGMTAMDVGSSTGGFTDVLLTAGAKKVYAVDSGTNQLAWKLRQDDRVVVHEQTSARVLTDRHIPETVDIIVCDASFISLVKVLERPLEFAGDKAILMALIKPQFEAERQDVGKGGVVRDEAVRLATCDKVRDWLIASGWDILGITESPITGPKGNVEFLIGATK; encoded by the coding sequence ATGAGCCAGTCCGATCCCAAAGTCGCCAAGCAGCGCGTTGACCAGATATTGACGGATCGCGGCCTCGCCGAAAGCCGCGCCAAGGCGCAAGCCTATATCATGGCCGGTCTGGTGACGGTGAATGGCAAGAAAATCGACAAGCCGGGACAAAAGATAGCCGGTGATGCGGCGATTATAGTCAAGGGCAAGGACCATCCGTGGGTTTCGCGTGGCGGCATCAAGCTGGATCACGCCCTGCGGCATTTTGACATTGATGTGACGGGTATGACCGCGATGGACGTCGGCAGCAGCACCGGTGGTTTTACCGACGTCCTGCTCACTGCTGGAGCGAAAAAGGTTTACGCTGTGGACAGCGGCACCAACCAGCTGGCGTGGAAGCTGCGGCAGGATGACCGGGTCGTGGTCCACGAGCAAACCAGCGCCCGCGTTCTCACCGATCGGCATATTCCGGAAACAGTCGATATCATCGTGTGCGATGCGAGTTTTATTTCACTGGTCAAAGTGCTCGAGCGACCGCTCGAATTTGCCGGCGATAAGGCGATTCTGATGGCGCTGATAAAGCCGCAATTCGAGGCAGAGCGCCAGGATGTCGGCAAGGGTGGCGTCGTTCGCGACGAAGCGGTCCGGTTGGCGACCTGCGATAAAGTGAGGGACTGGCTGATTGCGTCGGGCTGGGACATTCTCGGGATTACCGAAAGCCCGATCACTGGCCCCAAGGGCAATGTAGAGTTTCTTATCGGGGCAACAAAATAG
- a CDS encoding bifunctional precorrin-2 dehydrogenase/sirohydrochlorin ferrochelatase — protein MKQLPIFVNLQGRKILLLGRGEMADAKKRLYERAGATITDDENADGLSLAVVALENDDEAIAAVARLKARGLLVNAVDRSALCDYTTPAIIDRDPVLLAIGTGGASAGLAKALRQRLEQLLPASLGTLAQGLLAARERIQQTWPDAAARRKAIDAVLDPGGPLDVLAEHELEDLEAWLEQPHGGARSQVIDLELASADPDDLTLRQARWLGQADQIFAGDDVPEAVLARARADAQRFALTLWDESPIEGLTLRIRMKR, from the coding sequence ATGAAACAGTTGCCTATCTTCGTCAATTTGCAGGGTCGCAAGATCCTCCTTCTCGGCCGTGGCGAAATGGCCGACGCCAAGAAGCGTCTCTATGAACGGGCCGGCGCGACAATCACCGACGACGAAAATGCCGACGGTCTTTCGCTGGCGGTGGTGGCGCTGGAAAATGATGACGAAGCGATCGCAGCGGTCGCGCGCCTGAAAGCCAGGGGTCTGCTGGTCAACGCCGTCGATCGCTCTGCGCTGTGCGACTATACCACTCCTGCGATCATCGACCGCGATCCGGTGCTGCTTGCCATCGGCACGGGCGGTGCGTCGGCCGGATTGGCCAAGGCGCTGCGACAGCGGCTGGAGCAATTGCTGCCAGCCAGTCTGGGGACCCTGGCGCAGGGATTGCTGGCAGCGCGGGAACGGATACAGCAGACTTGGCCGGATGCAGCCGCGCGCCGCAAGGCGATTGATGCCGTGCTCGATCCCGGCGGCCCGCTCGACGTGCTCGCCGAGCATGAATTGGAAGATTTGGAAGCATGGCTTGAGCAGCCGCACGGCGGGGCCCGCTCGCAGGTCATCGATCTGGAACTGGCGAGCGCCGACCCCGATGATCTGACGTTGCGCCAGGCGCGCTGGCTGGGTCAGGCTGATCAGATATTTGCAGGTGATGACGTGCCGGAAGCGGTGCTCGCCCGCGCCCGGGCCGATGCCCAGCGTTTCGCCCTGACATTGTGGGACGAAAGCCCTATAGAGGGACTGACCCTGCGGATACGGATGAAAAGATGA
- a CDS encoding acetyl-CoA C-acyltransferase has translation MRDAVIVSTARTPIGRAYKGAFNTTTGATLGHYSAKAAVERAGIDPGTIDDVVWGSALQQGSQGGNLARQVALRAGFPIEVPGMTIDRQCSSGLMAIATASKQVTLDMMDVVVGGGQDSISTVQTPEMRVQPDRELLKMHDDIYMPMLQTAEVVGERYGISREACDEYALQSQMRTAAAQEAGRFDAEIVEVTTTMGVQDKETKEISHVEVTINKDEGNRPSTTLEGLQKLQPVLGPDKIVTAGNASQLSDGSAASVVMEAKAAEKAGLNPLGRYVGMAVAGTKPDEMGIGPVFAIPKLLERFNVKMDDIGLWELNEAFAVQVLYCQQKLGIPDELLNVNGGSISIGHPYGMTGARCTGHALIEGKRRGAKYAVVTMCIGGGQGAAGLFEIF, from the coding sequence ATGCGTGACGCAGTCATCGTTTCCACCGCCCGTACCCCCATCGGGCGCGCCTATAAGGGTGCTTTCAACACCACAACCGGTGCCACACTCGGCCATTATTCCGCAAAAGCGGCCGTCGAAAGAGCGGGCATCGATCCCGGCACAATCGACGATGTCGTCTGGGGCAGCGCGTTGCAGCAGGGTTCTCAGGGCGGAAACCTCGCTCGCCAGGTTGCATTGCGTGCCGGCTTCCCGATCGAAGTGCCCGGCATGACGATCGACCGCCAATGTTCATCCGGTCTGATGGCGATTGCTACAGCGTCCAAGCAAGTCACGCTGGACATGATGGACGTCGTTGTCGGCGGCGGACAGGATTCGATCTCGACCGTCCAGACACCGGAAATGCGGGTCCAGCCGGACCGTGAACTGCTGAAGATGCATGACGATATCTACATGCCGATGCTGCAGACGGCCGAAGTGGTTGGCGAACGCTATGGCATCAGCCGCGAAGCCTGTGACGAATATGCCCTGCAGTCGCAGATGCGCACAGCGGCGGCTCAGGAAGCTGGCCGTTTTGACGCTGAAATCGTCGAAGTGACCACGACCATGGGCGTCCAGGACAAGGAAACCAAAGAGATTTCCCACGTCGAGGTCACGATCAACAAGGACGAGGGCAACCGTCCGTCGACCACGCTCGAAGGTCTGCAAAAGCTGCAGCCCGTTCTCGGACCTGACAAGATCGTAACCGCCGGCAACGCTTCGCAGCTTTCCGACGGTTCGGCGGCCAGCGTTGTGATGGAAGCCAAGGCAGCCGAGAAAGCGGGCCTCAACCCGCTCGGACGCTATGTTGGTATGGCGGTTGCCGGTACCAAGCCTGACGAAATGGGCATTGGTCCGGTCTTCGCGATCCCGAAATTGCTCGAACGCTTTAACGTCAAGATGGATGACATCGGCCTTTGGGAGTTGAACGAGGCTTTCGCCGTGCAGGTGCTTTACTGCCAGCAGAAACTGGGCATTCCAGACGAGCTTCTGAACGTCAATGGCGGCTCGATCTCGATCGGTCACCCCTATGGCATGACCGGCGCGCGTTGCACCGGCCACGCTTTGATCGAAGGCAAGCGTCGCGGCGCGAAATATGCCGTGGTGACCATGTGCATCGGCGGCGGCCAGGGCGCAGCCGGACTGTTCGAAATTTTCTAG
- a CDS encoding DUF2721 domain-containing protein, which produces MTGISEIANANIVTVLQTALAPAFLLVGIGAMLNLFAGRLARIIDRSRDLQELFKSTTGKDHALVVAELGDLQVRLRVVNSAIFLSVVSAITACALIGILFIMELTGIDLSLAIASAFVIAISLLSIALIQFLREVRIGVRDFMIREEYLEKTDSAQ; this is translated from the coding sequence ATGACCGGAATTTCCGAAATCGCCAATGCCAATATCGTCACGGTGCTGCAGACGGCCCTGGCGCCCGCATTTCTGCTGGTTGGTATCGGGGCAATGCTCAACCTGTTCGCCGGGCGTCTGGCGCGGATCATCGACCGGTCTCGTGATCTGCAGGAGCTGTTCAAGTCGACCACCGGCAAGGATCACGCGCTTGTCGTTGCCGAGCTGGGCGACCTGCAGGTACGGCTCAGGGTCGTCAACAGCGCCATTTTCCTGAGCGTTGTCAGCGCGATCACAGCCTGCGCTCTGATCGGCATATTGTTCATCATGGAGCTGACCGGCATCGATCTTTCGCTTGCCATAGCGAGCGCATTCGTCATTGCGATCAGCCTGCTTTCTATCGCCCTTATCCAGTTCCTGCGGGAGGTGCGGATTGGCGTTCGCGATTTCATGATCCGCGAGGAATATCTGGAGAAAACCGACAGCGCGCAATGA
- a CDS encoding putative O-glycosylation ligase, exosortase A system-associated: MRDLFFVGYIVALLFIAFKRPFLFTLIYAYVDIVAPQRLSYFMLNSVPLSLILFALALFGYMFADNKQDSRFSVRQAMMILLLAYCGYTTVQAEVPDAALEKWDWVWKALVFAIFLPLTLRTRLRLEALALFMVLCAGTLIITGGIKTLLSGGGYGVLVLLVDNNSGLYEGSIISTVAICIIPLILWLAHHGTIFPPDWRVKLFAYALIFSALLIPIGTQARTGLVCIGVLAVLLLRFARYRLLYAGLAVAIGLMSIPFLPQSFTERMATIENYEADQSASTRLAVWRWTLDYVKQHPFGGGFDVYRINKLTYELSEVDVEQYEQWDIDPDDVEARLVEDEARAFHSSYFEMLGEQGYPGLILWLIIHVGGLWRMEILRRKYTKSDKQDEQWVAPLATALQHGHIIYLVGALFVGIAYQPFVYMLVALQIGLDTYMTRRSAEAKWQPIARRVTGTARPKMLAQTQRPPVN, translated from the coding sequence ATGCGTGATCTCTTCTTCGTCGGCTATATCGTGGCGCTGCTGTTCATCGCCTTCAAGCGTCCGTTCCTGTTTACCCTGATCTACGCCTATGTCGATATCGTGGCACCGCAGCGGCTGAGCTATTTCATGCTGAATTCGGTACCGTTGTCGTTAATCCTCTTCGCTCTGGCCCTGTTCGGCTACATGTTCGCAGACAACAAGCAGGACAGTCGCTTTTCTGTCCGGCAGGCAATGATGATCCTGCTGCTGGCCTATTGCGGCTATACGACAGTGCAGGCGGAAGTGCCCGATGCAGCTCTGGAAAAATGGGACTGGGTGTGGAAGGCACTGGTCTTCGCCATTTTCCTGCCCTTAACTCTCCGAACCAGATTGCGTCTGGAAGCGCTGGCGCTGTTCATGGTGCTGTGCGCCGGCACGTTGATCATCACCGGCGGGATCAAGACGTTGCTCTCCGGCGGCGGTTATGGCGTGCTGGTGCTGCTGGTCGACAATAACAGCGGCCTCTACGAGGGGTCGATCATCTCGACAGTGGCCATCTGCATCATCCCGCTGATTCTCTGGCTGGCCCATCACGGCACCATCTTTCCACCCGACTGGCGGGTGAAGCTGTTCGCTTATGCGCTCATCTTCTCCGCCCTGCTCATTCCCATCGGGACTCAGGCCAGGACGGGTCTGGTGTGCATCGGGGTGCTGGCGGTACTGTTGCTGCGCTTCGCCCGCTACAGGCTGCTCTATGCTGGCTTGGCGGTGGCAATCGGCCTCATGTCCATACCATTTCTCCCGCAGAGTTTTACCGAGCGGATGGCGACCATCGAAAATTACGAAGCGGACCAGTCCGCATCCACTCGCCTCGCGGTCTGGCGATGGACGCTGGACTATGTAAAACAGCATCCCTTCGGTGGCGGTTTCGACGTCTACCGAATCAACAAGCTGACCTACGAGTTGTCGGAAGTGGACGTCGAGCAATATGAGCAATGGGACATTGATCCCGACGATGTCGAAGCAAGGCTTGTTGAGGACGAGGCCCGTGCATTCCACAGCAGCTATTTCGAAATGCTCGGCGAACAGGGATATCCCGGCCTGATCCTGTGGCTGATCATCCATGTCGGTGGCCTTTGGCGCATGGAGATATTGCGACGGAAATATACGAAATCGGATAAGCAAGACGAGCAATGGGTGGCGCCCCTCGCTACCGCGCTGCAGCACGGCCATATCATCTATCTCGTGGGCGCGCTATTCGTCGGCATCGCCTATCAGCCCTTTGTCTATATGCTGGTCGCGCTGCAAATCGGCCTCGACACCTATATGACACGCCGTTCTGCGGAAGCAAAATGGCAGCCGATCGCCAGGCGCGTGACCGGAACCGCCCGGCCGAAAATGCTGGCGCAAACACAGCGACCGCCTGTAAATTGA
- the lysA gene encoding diaminopimelate decarboxylase — protein sequence MDHFQLKNGILHAEDIPLPKIAEEVGTPVYVYSRATLERHARVFREGLKDAGKIHLAFAVKANPNLAVLRILANEGYGGDVVSGGEMLRALAAGMKAEDIVFSGVGKSREELTLGLDKGIGQFNLESEEEGVMLAEIAAARGEKASATLRVNPDVDAGTHAKISTGKKENKFGVGIDVAPDIYARLSRLEGLNLRGVAVHIGSQLQSLDPLEKCYARMGELVAQLRGAGHVITHVDLGGGLGVPYKPEDNPPSPAEYGAMVARVTRDWDVTLMFEPGRVIAGNSGIMITRVIRIKPGVNSDFVIVDAAMNDLMRPAIYDAWHDFEAVEPSGETMVASIVGPICESSDIFAKERVVDRVETDDLGIFRTAGAYGATMANTYNSRPLVPEVLVDGDRYAVVAERIEPATIMAAEHVPDWLK from the coding sequence TTGGACCATTTCCAGCTCAAAAATGGGATATTGCACGCGGAAGATATTCCGTTGCCGAAAATCGCCGAGGAAGTCGGCACCCCTGTCTATGTCTATTCGCGTGCAACGCTTGAACGGCACGCGCGCGTGTTTCGTGAAGGGTTGAAAGACGCGGGCAAAATCCATCTCGCTTTTGCCGTGAAAGCCAACCCCAATCTTGCCGTCCTTCGTATCCTTGCCAATGAAGGCTATGGCGGGGACGTGGTGTCGGGCGGGGAAATGCTGCGGGCGCTGGCCGCTGGCATGAAGGCAGAGGATATCGTTTTTTCCGGTGTTGGAAAGAGCCGCGAAGAACTGACTCTGGGCTTGGACAAGGGCATTGGCCAATTCAATCTGGAATCGGAAGAGGAAGGCGTGATGCTCGCGGAAATCGCGGCTGCCCGCGGGGAGAAGGCCTCGGCAACGCTGCGCGTTAACCCCGATGTCGATGCCGGCACCCATGCGAAGATCTCGACTGGCAAGAAAGAGAATAAATTCGGGGTCGGGATCGATGTCGCGCCGGATATCTACGCGCGGCTGTCCAGACTCGAAGGGCTGAACCTGCGCGGTGTCGCCGTGCATATCGGCAGCCAGTTGCAGAGCCTCGACCCGCTGGAAAAATGCTATGCCAGAATGGGCGAACTGGTTGCCCAGTTGCGCGGCGCTGGCCATGTCATTACCCATGTCGATCTGGGCGGCGGTCTGGGTGTGCCTTACAAGCCTGAAGACAATCCGCCGAGCCCCGCAGAATATGGCGCCATGGTCGCACGCGTCACCCGGGACTGGGATGTCACCCTGATGTTCGAGCCCGGCCGCGTGATCGCCGGCAACAGCGGCATCATGATCACCAGGGTCATCCGGATCAAGCCGGGCGTGAACAGCGATTTTGTCATTGTCGACGCGGCAATGAATGATCTGATGCGGCCGGCTATCTATGACGCCTGGCATGATTTTGAAGCGGTCGAACCAAGCGGCGAAACGATGGTCGCCTCGATTGTCGGCCCGATCTGCGAAAGCAGCGACATTTTTGCCAAGGAACGGGTCGTTGACCGTGTCGAGACAGATGATTTGGGGATTTTCCGGACAGCGGGCGCCTATGGCGCGACGATGGCCAATACCTATAACAGTCGGCCGCTGGTGCCGGAAGTGCTGGTCGATGGTGATCGCTATGCCGTGGTCGCCGAACGGATCGAACCGGCGACTATCATGGCAGCGGAACATGTCCCCGACTGGCTGAAATAA
- the dgcA gene encoding N-acetyl-D-Glu racemase DgcA, which produces MKINASVSIERWPVAGAFIISRGAKTHVDVVQCELTDGHFTGRAEATPIYYEGESAEKCAEQIEQFVAEHPDLDRAIVLQNMRRGAARNALDCALWDLECRKTDKPLWQLAGLPEPAPLTTAFTISLGEPAIMEAEARKAAAKGHGLLKLKLSGQDDHARVAAVHRGAPAARLIVDANESWNDLDIAAEAARLAQYAVELIEQPVSAGRDHLLSGVRSPVPLCADESCHTSADVERIAPFYDAVNIKLDKAGGLTEAMAIAHAAQAAGLKIMVGCMLSTSLGIKPAYALAQLAQWVDLDGPLLLARDRPDGFQFDSGIISPAG; this is translated from the coding sequence ATGAAGATCAACGCATCTGTCTCTATCGAACGCTGGCCCGTCGCCGGCGCCTTCATCATCAGCCGCGGCGCCAAAACCCATGTCGATGTCGTGCAGTGCGAACTGACGGATGGCCATTTTACCGGCAGGGCCGAGGCAACACCGATCTATTATGAAGGCGAAAGCGCCGAAAAATGCGCAGAGCAGATCGAGCAATTTGTTGCCGAGCATCCCGATCTCGATCGCGCAATCGTACTGCAGAACATGCGCCGAGGTGCCGCCCGTAACGCCCTCGATTGCGCGCTCTGGGATCTGGAATGCCGGAAAACGGACAAGCCCCTTTGGCAGCTCGCGGGCTTGCCCGAACCGGCTCCGCTAACGACCGCCTTCACGATTTCGCTTGGCGAGCCGGCCATCATGGAAGCCGAAGCCCGGAAAGCGGCTGCAAAGGGCCATGGGCTGCTGAAACTGAAATTGTCCGGTCAGGACGATCACGCGCGCGTCGCCGCCGTCCATCGCGGCGCGCCTGCTGCCCGTTTGATCGTGGATGCCAATGAAAGCTGGAACGATCTCGACATTGCAGCCGAAGCCGCACGGCTGGCGCAATATGCCGTCGAACTGATCGAACAGCCCGTGAGTGCAGGCCGGGATCATCTGCTCAGCGGGGTCCGGTCGCCGGTTCCGCTTTGCGCCGACGAAAGCTGCCACACGAGCGCCGATGTCGAACGGATCGCACCCTTTTACGATGCCGTGAACATCAAGCTCGACAAGGCGGGTGGATTGACCGAAGCCATGGCGATTGCCCATGCGGCGCAGGCAGCCGGCCTGAAAATCATGGTCGGCTGCATGCTCTCCACATCACTGGGTATCAAGCCAGCCTACGCGCTCGCGCAGCTTGCCCAATGGGTTGATCTCGACGGCCCGCTGCTGCTCGCCAGAGACCGGCCCGATGGATTTCAATTCGACAGCGGGATCATATCTCCCGCCGGCTGA
- a CDS encoding lipoprotein, giving the protein MNKFHSILLLAGATLVLAACGNRGALEPAKGETLPPPVYGEMETPSGEDLLVPSSQAMPERSDELLRRSEKRQDDEFDLPPPG; this is encoded by the coding sequence ATGAACAAATTCCATTCTATCCTGCTGCTCGCGGGCGCAACGCTGGTTCTGGCGGCATGTGGCAACCGGGGCGCGCTGGAGCCGGCGAAAGGCGAGACGCTTCCTCCTCCCGTCTATGGAGAAATGGAGACACCCAGTGGTGAGGACCTGTTGGTCCCGTCGAGCCAGGCGATGCCGGAGCGCAGCGATGAATTGCTCCGCCGGTCGGAAAAACGGCAGGATGACGAATTCGATCTGCCGCCTCCCGGCTGA
- a CDS encoding putative quinol monooxygenase — translation MAAVGIIATLTVAEGKNADFEAAFSELMAAVRANEPGNEFYSVFQSKENPQQYKVLERYVDQAALDAHGKSDHFRASGPKLAPCMAAAPVIEQLDGI, via the coding sequence ATGGCAGCAGTAGGCATCATCGCGACATTGACCGTAGCCGAAGGCAAGAATGCCGATTTCGAAGCCGCTTTTTCCGAACTCATGGCGGCTGTTCGCGCCAACGAGCCGGGCAATGAATTTTATTCGGTCTTCCAGAGCAAGGAAAACCCCCAGCAATATAAAGTGCTCGAGCGCTACGTCGATCAGGCTGCTCTCGATGCGCACGGGAAATCCGATCATTTCCGGGCCAGTGGACCCAAGCTCGCGCCTTGCATGGCGGCTGCGCCGGTAATCGAACAGCTCGACGGCATCTAA
- the argH gene encoding argininosuccinate lyase — translation MWGGRFADGPSSIMREINASIPFDKKLWRHDIRASLAHVAMLAEQGIVEAEDATQIINGLNQIAQEYETDGITEDLDLEDIHMHVEARLSEIIGPVAGRLHTARSRNDQVATDFRLWVREAMDMVDDALGSLQKALVDRAEEHADTIMPGFTHLQSAQPVSLGHHMMAYYEMIRRDRSRFADARKRMNESPLGAAALAGTGFPIDREKTASMLGFDGPTGNSLDSVSDRDFALDYLMAATQCSLHLSRLAEEFVIWASQPFGFVKLPDSFSTGSSIMPQKRNPDAAELVRGHCGRIAGAMNALVITMKGLPLAYSKDMQDDKPPVFEAHDLLGLSIAAMTGMIAEVEFSGSRMRALAESGFSTATDFADWLVREAKLPFRQAHHVTGAVVSLAEEQGCGLADLTLEQFQAIDDRITADVFNVLSVDASVASRSSYGGTAPDQVRAQVARARKALGLES, via the coding sequence ATGTGGGGTGGCAGATTTGCCGATGGCCCTTCATCAATCATGCGCGAGATAAACGCGTCCATCCCGTTCGACAAGAAATTATGGCGGCACGATATTCGCGCCAGCCTGGCGCATGTCGCCATGTTGGCGGAGCAGGGCATTGTCGAGGCCGAGGACGCGACGCAGATCATAAATGGTCTGAATCAGATCGCGCAGGAATATGAGACCGATGGGATTACCGAAGACCTTGATCTCGAAGATATCCATATGCACGTGGAAGCACGGCTCTCGGAAATTATCGGACCAGTAGCCGGCCGGCTGCACACCGCGCGGTCGCGCAATGACCAGGTGGCCACCGATTTCCGGCTCTGGGTGCGCGAAGCCATGGACATGGTCGATGATGCTCTGGGAAGCCTGCAAAAGGCTCTGGTCGATCGCGCTGAAGAACATGCCGACACGATCATGCCGGGCTTCACCCATTTGCAATCCGCCCAGCCGGTCAGCCTAGGCCATCATATGATGGCCTATTACGAGATGATCCGGCGGGACCGTTCCCGCTTTGCCGATGCGCGGAAGCGGATGAACGAATCACCACTTGGCGCCGCAGCGCTGGCTGGCACCGGTTTCCCGATTGACCGCGAAAAAACTGCGTCGATGCTGGGTTTTGATGGTCCGACGGGCAACAGCCTCGATTCGGTTTCGGATCGGGATTTCGCGCTCGACTATCTGATGGCGGCAACACAATGCAGCCTGCACCTGTCACGACTGGCGGAAGAATTTGTCATCTGGGCAAGCCAGCCCTTTGGCTTCGTCAAACTGCCCGACAGTTTTTCGACCGGCTCCTCGATCATGCCGCAGAAGCGCAATCCCGATGCTGCCGAGCTGGTGCGCGGCCATTGCGGACGGATCGCCGGCGCGATGAACGCGCTGGTGATCACCATGAAGGGACTGCCGCTCGCTTATTCGAAAGATATGCAGGACGACAAGCCGCCGGTGTTCGAAGCCCATGACCTGCTCGGCCTGTCGATTGCAGCGATGACCGGGATGATCGCCGAGGTCGAATTCAGCGGCAGCCGGATGCGCGCTCTGGCGGAATCCGGTTTCTCGACCGCGACCGATTTTGCCGATTGGCTGGTCCGCGAAGCCAAGCTGCCCTTTCGGCAAGCGCATCATGTTACCGGCGCTGTCGTTTCCCTGGCGGAAGAACAGGGCTGCGGCCTTGCCGATCTTACACTTGAGCAATTCCAGGCAATCGACGACCGGATCACTGCCGACGTATTCAACGTGTTGAGCGTCGATGCCTCGGTAGCCAGCCGGTCCAGCTATGGCGGGACCGCGCCGGATCAGGTCAGGGCACAGGTTGCCAGGGCCAGAAAAGCATTGGGGCTGGAGAGCTGA
- a CDS encoding mechanosensitive ion channel domain-containing protein, producing the protein MAITTEPALLPTVPHIGAAFQRLITDSSDWLANNYVELIIAVAIGTGIFFLLGAIKRFAARYVRNNVGLTGYRTIIVKAIARTSKIFMLMVSAQLVVSFANAPSSVDRIVQVLFTIAAVVQTAIWLREIILGLIIRRTSQDPDQHETLHSAMTLIRILVTFVLFAIATIMILDNLGINVTGLIAGLGVGGIAIGLAAQGIFSDLFAALSIIFDKPFRAGDTITYGTTTGTIEKIGLKSTRLRSIMGEEVIISNTNLLDMEITNLTRLARRRTRYGIGVIYQTKPDDARRIPGLLKEIVESHDANFIRSGFIGFGDSSIDFQLDFDIMSSDYEVVFEGRHRIGLAILQRFNEEGLEFAYPTQTTFTAAPDGEMILPYPEGGFPVTVTND; encoded by the coding sequence ATGGCCATTACAACAGAACCCGCTCTACTCCCGACCGTCCCGCATATCGGGGCTGCTTTTCAACGCTTGATCACCGATTCTTCCGACTGGCTGGCCAACAATTATGTGGAACTTATCATCGCGGTTGCCATCGGCACCGGGATTTTCTTTCTGCTCGGCGCGATCAAGCGCTTCGCCGCCCGTTACGTCCGCAACAATGTCGGCCTGACCGGCTATCGCACCATCATCGTCAAGGCGATTGCCCGCACTAGCAAGATATTCATGCTGATGGTCTCCGCCCAGCTCGTGGTCAGCTTTGCCAACGCGCCCTCCAGCGTTGACCGCATCGTGCAGGTGCTGTTCACCATCGCTGCCGTGGTCCAGACGGCCATCTGGCTCCGGGAGATCATCCTTGGGCTGATCATTCGCCGGACGTCGCAGGATCCCGACCAGCATGAAACGCTGCACAGCGCGATGACCCTGATCCGCATATTGGTGACCTTCGTGTTGTTCGCCATCGCTACCATCATGATTCTCGACAATCTCGGGATCAATGTCACGGGCCTGATTGCCGGTCTCGGGGTCGGTGGTATCGCCATCGGTCTTGCGGCACAGGGGATTTTCTCCGATCTCTTCGCCGCGCTGTCGATCATTTTCGACAAGCCGTTCCGCGCCGGTGATACGATTACCTATGGTACGACGACGGGAACCATCGAAAAAATCGGTCTGAAAAGCACGCGCTTGCGCTCGATCATGGGGGAAGAGGTGATCATCTCGAACACCAATCTGCTCGACATGGAAATAACCAATCTGACGCGGCTGGCGCGGCGGCGCACCCGCTATGGCATAGGCGTCATCTATCAGACAAAGCCTGATGATGCGCGGCGTATTCCAGGTTTGCTAAAGGAAATTGTCGAATCCCACGATGCGAACTTCATCCGTTCGGGCTTTATCGGATTTGGCGACAGTTCGATCGACTTCCAGCTCGATTTCGATATCATGAGCAGCGATTATGAAGTGGTCTTCGAGGGCCGGCACCGTATCGGTTTGGCGATCCTACAACGTTTCAACGAGGAAGGTCTGGAATTTGCTTATCCGACCCAGACCACGTTCACCGCAGCCCCTGATGGTGAGATGATTTTGCCATATCCGGAGGGCGGCTTCCCGGTGACGGTCACCAACGACTAG